One segment of Macrotis lagotis isolate mMagLag1 chromosome 1, bilby.v1.9.chrom.fasta, whole genome shotgun sequence DNA contains the following:
- the PCYOX1L gene encoding prenylcysteine oxidase 1-like, with amino-acid sequence MAGSVMLLVALVASVAASRDTPPRKIAVVGAGIGGSAAAHFLQQLFGPRVQIDVYEKGTVGGRLATITVNKQQYESGGASFNSFSLHMQDFVKLLGLKQRREVAGKSAIFGGEQLILEETDWYLLNLFRVWWHYGISFLRLQMWVEEVMEKFMRVYKYQAHGYAFSGVEELLYSVGEYTFINMTQRSVAECLLEVGVTQRFIDEVITALLRASYGQPATMAAFAGAMSLAGIQGNLWAVEGGNKLVCSGLLKLTKANVIHARVTSVALHSTEGRALYQVWYEKDDKMHSDFYDIVVIATPLYVGSHSNITFDGFQPPFEEFVGSFQSTVTSLVHGYLNSSYFGFPDPKLFPFASILSTDSPNLFFCALDNMCPVNISATFRRKQPQEAAIWRVLSPQPLERPQLKSLFRSYYSVQTAQWQAYPQYGSRMATPLFALHDQLFYLNALEWVASSVEISSVAAKNVALLAYNRWYQDLDKIDQKDLIHKIKTEL; translated from the exons ATGGCGGGCTCCGTCATGCTCCTCGTCGCCCTGGTGGCCTCGGTTGCCGCATCTAGAGATACCCCGCCCCGGAAAATCG CGGTTGTGGGAGCTGGAATTGGGGGCTCAGCAGCAGCCCATTTCCTTCAGCAGCTCTTTGGGCCAAGGGTACAGATTGATGTGTATGAGAAGGGAACTGTTGGAGGCCGCCTTGCTACCATCACTGTCAACAAACAGCAATATGAAAGTGGTGGTGCCTCATTCAACTCCTTCAGCTTGCATATGCAGGATTTTGTCAAACTTCTGG gTCTGAAACAGCGGCGAGAGGTAGCAGGGAAGAGTGCCATATTTGGTGGTGAGCAGCTTATTCTGGAAGAGACAGATTGGTACCTGCTAAACCTTTTCCGAGTCTGGTGGCACTATGGCATTAGCTTCCTGCGGCTACAGATGTGGGTGGAGGAAGTCATGGAAAAGTTTATGAG AGTTTACAAGTATCAGGCCCACGGCTATGCCTTTTCAGGAGTGGAGGAGCTGCTGTATTCAGTGGGTGAATATACTTTTATCAACATGACCCAGCGCTCTGTGGCAGAATGTCTGCTAGAAGTGGGGGTTACTCAACGCTTCATTGATGAGGTGATCACAGCTTTGCTGCGTGCCAGTTATGGGCAGCCTGCCACAATGGCAGCCTTTGCAG GAGCAATGTCACTTGCTGGAATACAGGGGAACCTGTGGGCTGTGGAAGGGGGCAATAAGCTTGTATGTTCAGGTTTGCTGAAGCTGACCAAAGCCAATGTGATACATGCCAGGGTAACCTCTGTGGCCTTGCATAGCACAG AAGGGAGAGCCCTTTATCAAGTGTGGTATGAGAAGGATGATAAAATGCATTCAGACTTCTATGATATAGTAGTCATTGCTACTCCCCTCTATGTGGGCAGTCACAGCAACATCACCTTTGATGGCTTTCAGCCTCCCTTTGAAGAGTTTGTTGGTTCCTTCCAGTCCACCGTCACCTCACTGGTCCATGGCTACCTCAACTCCTCCTACTTTGGCTTTCCTGACCCTAAACTGTTCCCTTTTGCCAGCATTCTTTCTACAGACTCCCCCAACCTTTTCTTTTGTGCCCTGGACAACATGTGCCCTGTCAACATCTCAGCTACCTTCCGAAGGAAGCAGCCCCAGGAGGCAGCCATCTGGCGAGTCCTGTCCCCCCAGCCCCTGGAGCGTCCCCAGTTGAAGAGCCTTTTCCGCTCCTATTACTCTGTCCAGACAGCCCAATGGCAGGCCTATCCACAATATGGTTCCCGTATGGCCACACCACTGTTTGCCCTCCATGACCAGCTCTTCTACCTCAATGCCCTAGAGTGGGTGGCCAGTTCTGTGGAAATAAGTTCTGTGGCAGCTAAGAATGTGGCCCTCTTGGCCTACAATCGCTGGTACCAAGACTTGGATAAGATTGATCAGAAGGACTTGATACACAAAATTAAGACTGAATTGTGA
- the IL17B gene encoding interleukin-17B encodes MPSAHTLLGLLAVSIFLSLTLGVPGQPKTKLQNLKGKRKGAVRPKVLPSVAQGPLDLVQRVKLPGEKVFALMEEYERSIQEMVTQMRNSSEPSKGKCEVNLQLWMSNKRSLSPWAYSLNHDPARIPADLPEARCLCLGCINPFTMQEDRTMVSVPIYSQIPVRRHLCSLFPRAGWRQQKACAPRTVMETIAVGCTCIF; translated from the exons CTTGGACTCCTTGCTGTCTCCATCTTCCTCTCCCTGACACTGGGTGTCCCAGGACAGCCAAAGACCAAACTCCAAAATctcaaaggaaagaggaaaggggcaGTAAGGCCAAAAGTTCTTCCCTCAGTGGCACAGGGACCCTTAGACTTGGTCCAAAGGGTGAAATTGCCAGGGGAGAAGGTGTTTGCCTTAATGGAAGAATATGAAAGGAGCATTCAAGAGATGGTGACCCAGATGAGGAACAGTTCAGAGCCATCCAAAGGCAAGTGTGAAGTCAATCTGCAGCTGTGGATGTCCAACAAAAGGAGCCTGTCCCCATGGGCATACAG CCTGAATCATGACCCAGCCCGAATCCCTGCGGACCTCCCTGAGGCCCGTTGCCTCTGCCTAGGCTGTATCAATCCCTTCACAATGCAGGAGGACCGAACCATGGTGAGTGTTCCTATTTACAGCCAGATCCCTGTACGGCGCCATCTCTGTTCCTTGTTTCCTCGGGCTGGTTGGAGGCAGCAGAAGGCCTGTGCCCCAAGGACTGTCATGGAGACGATTGCTGTGGGGTGCACCTGTATTTTCTAA